TTAAAGTATAAAAAGTTAGTTCTGGATTTACATAAAAGTCAAGGGCAACCTTGGCTTTATACAAAATCCTCAGTGCTTCAGCAGGGTCTCCCTTAAAGGTTTCCTCAGGGAAGGCAGAGGGATAGGATATATCAACCTTTGCTTTCAAATAGGATCTCCAGACCCAAAGAGTAAGAAGATAAAGAAAAAGCTCCTGGGAATCTTTATCTAAACGGGAAAGCCTTTCTGCTATTTTAAAGCATCTTTCAATATTTTTACTCTCCCCTGCCTTAACAAAGGCGTTTAATTCCTCAAGAAGCCCCTTTTCAGCCATTTCAAGAGCCCTACCAAGGCTTCCTGAAGAAAGCTCCGCCAAGGTCTCTGCCATAGATTCATCTAAATCTCTCCTGAATAGATATTCTTTGATTGTTTCTCTGGCTAAAGGATGAAATCTTACCACCTGAGAACGGGAGATAATAGTGGGAAGAAGTTTAAGGAGATTTTCGGTTAGAAGTATGAAAATCACATAACCTGGAGGTTCTTCCAAGGATTTTAAGAGGGCATTTCCAGCCTCAAGATTCATTTTCTCTGCCCTTTCTATAAGAATCACTTTATAGGGTGCTTCAAGAGGTCTCAGACGGATAAAGCGCTCAATAGACCGGATGGTATCAATACGAATGTCCCGTTTTTCCGGGGAAATCAACATCACATCAGGATGAAGCCTTTTTTTTAGCTTTTTGCAGGCCATACACTCTCCACAGGGCTTCTCAAAATTTGTTGCACAAAAGAGATGATAGATAAAGGCATAGGCCATAGTTTTTTTCCCCACTCCCTTTGGCCCAACAAAGAGATAACTATGAGCAAGCCTTCCCCTCTTTAGAGCGGATTCCAGAAGACTCCTGGCTGATTTTTGACCAAACACTTCAGAAAAACTCAGTATGGAAGATGAGTCTGTCTCAGGCTTTGGAGGGATTAAAAATTCTTTTTCCTGCACAGTTTCAGAAGGTTAATATAACTTCTGTTGATTGCAAGGGTAATCAGGATAGGACTTCAATTTTTGCTCCAAGGGATGCCAATCTTTCAGGAAGAGCCTCATAGCCCCTTTCAACAAGCTCAACCTCATAGAGGGTAGTTGTGTTTTCAGCCATAAGGCCAGCCAAAATCAGGGCAGCCCCGGCTCTGAGATCTGTAGCTTTAACAGGAGAGCCAGTAAGTGGAGTTGGCCCTGAAATTAAGGCTACTCTATCCTCTACCTTGATATTAGCTCCCAGACGGTTGAGTTCCAGAGCATAGAGAAATCTGTTTTCAAAGAGATTCTCCCTTATAAGGGAGAGCCCTTCAGCCTGAGTGAGAAGCACTGCAAAGATGGGTTGAAGGTCCGTTGGAAAACCAGGATAGGGAGCTGTAACAACCTCAAGGGGTCTAAATTTCTGAGGTCGGTTAGCCCGAAAGATTCCCTTTCCAAGCCTTTCAACCTTTACTCCCATCTCCTGAAGTTTTAAAAGAGGCGTCTCCAAATATTCCTCAGGGAGATTTTTAACTATCACCTTATTTTCGGGAAGGAGCGCTGATAGAACAAGAAAAGTGCCAGCTTCAATACGATCGGGAATTATTTCTATTTTTACAGGTTTTAGACTCCTTTTACCTTTGATATAAATGGTATCTTCTCCTGCTCCTTTAATATTTGCACCCATGCGAGAAAGCATCTCCGCAAGAAAGACCACTTCTGGCTCTCGGGCTGCATTTTTGATAATAGTTTCTCCTTCAGCTAAGCTTGCTGCCATGAGAAGATTTTCCGTTGCTGTAACCGAGGGGAAATCAAGAATGATTTCAGCTCCCTTGAGTTTGCGCGCCTTTGTGACAATGTTTCCGTGATCAAGGTAAATCTCAGCGGAAAGTTGCATAAGCCCTTTTTCATGGAAATTAACCGGTCTTTTTCCTATGGCACATCCTCCAGGCAATGGAACTCTGGCTTCCCCGAAGGAGGCAGTTAGTGCTCCAAGAAAGAGGATGGAGGCCCGGATCTCTCTGGCAAGATCATAGGGAATCTCGGTGTGATTGACAGATTTTGTATCTAAGAAAAGGGTAGAGCCCTCAAAGGAAAATTTTGCTCCAAGATGTTCAAGGATCTTGAGCATACAAAAGACATCTCTAACACGGGGGACATTTTTAAGCCTGTATTCTCCTCTGGCAAGGAGAGTTGCTGAAAGGGCTGGTAGCACAGCATTTTTTGCACCCTTAACCTCAATTTCCCCATTTAAAGGGATTCCTCCTTTAATCAGGTATCTTTTCTGTTTTTCCACATCAGGGCGCATCTTTCAATATTTAAAAGGTCTTTGTAAAATTTAAACTCATAATTATATTCTCTGGCAAGGGTAAGTATGGTTGAAGCCTGATTATACCCCATCTCAAAAATTAGAAAACCCCCCTCCTGAAGATAAAAAGGGGCATTTTCAAGAAGATTTTCATGGAACTCCCTTCCAGAAGGCCCGGCAAGAAGGGCCTCTTTAGGTTCAAAGTCTCTGACCTCTCTATCAAGGGTCTTCCATTCTTCAAGGGAGATGTAAGGAGGATTTGAAAGAATGGCTTTAAAAAAGGGGGCTTTCTTAAGGGGAGTGAACCAGTTTCCCCTGATCAAAA
This window of the Caldimicrobium thiodismutans genome carries:
- the holB gene encoding DNA polymerase III subunit delta', with translation MQEKEFLIPPKPETDSSSILSFSEVFGQKSARSLLESALKRGRLAHSYLFVGPKGVGKKTMAYAFIYHLFCATNFEKPCGECMACKKLKKRLHPDVMLISPEKRDIRIDTIRSIERFIRLRPLEAPYKVILIERAEKMNLEAGNALLKSLEEPPGYVIFILLTENLLKLLPTIISRSQVVRFHPLARETIKEYLFRRDLDESMAETLAELSSGSLGRALEMAEKGLLEELNAFVKAGESKNIERCFKIAERLSRLDKDSQELFLYLLTLWVWRSYLKAKVDISYPSAFPEETFKGDPAEALRILYKAKVALDFYVNPELTFYTLMLNLF
- the murA gene encoding UDP-N-acetylglucosamine 1-carboxyvinyltransferase, translating into MRPDVEKQKRYLIKGGIPLNGEIEVKGAKNAVLPALSATLLARGEYRLKNVPRVRDVFCMLKILEHLGAKFSFEGSTLFLDTKSVNHTEIPYDLAREIRASILFLGALTASFGEARVPLPGGCAIGKRPVNFHEKGLMQLSAEIYLDHGNIVTKARKLKGAEIILDFPSVTATENLLMAASLAEGETIIKNAAREPEVVFLAEMLSRMGANIKGAGEDTIYIKGKRSLKPVKIEIIPDRIEAGTFLVLSALLPENKVIVKNLPEEYLETPLLKLQEMGVKVERLGKGIFRANRPQKFRPLEVVTAPYPGFPTDLQPIFAVLLTQAEGLSLIRENLFENRFLYALELNRLGANIKVEDRVALISGPTPLTGSPVKATDLRAGAALILAGLMAENTTTLYEVELVERGYEALPERLASLGAKIEVLS